TTTCCGAAGGAAATCTCAGGGGATTTGTAAAGTGGTAATCTCTGGTAATAAGAACAGATTTGCTTTTACAGGCGAGGTTAAATACTTCTTCATCGGTATTGCCGGACGTTGCCGCCTCCGCAATGGCAACGATCTGATGACCATCGCGAAGCAGGACTTCGGCAAGCCCATAGCTTAC
The DNA window shown above is from Nitrospirota bacterium and carries:
- a CDS encoding DUF5615 family PIN-like protein; its protein translation is MKIVLDESVSYGLAEVLLRDGHQIVAIAEAATSGNTDEEVFNLACKSKSVLITRDYHFTNPLRFPSEKTGGIIYIRHGNLTSEEEILMVTKFFTNHPPAEFSGRLATLYRDSVKIR